In uncultured Bacteroides sp., one genomic interval encodes:
- a CDS encoding ATP-binding protein: protein MTQYRFFYSFLLFFLFFLTRIEALPAPIKDYVLIINSYNEGNLWAEKIQDKIIKSIDNKKNISVGIEYLDNCRFSSMKEVSHRADSLYRDYKIKPKAVVVIGEAGWIVYRNTLPESWKKIPIVLTSAKRYTTSLENLVSGKEIDSKMLIPYKEANKGFNVTGVFHPVHIKQTIQLMKKMMPEMTKIAFISDKRYTSSYNRFLFKYIRKKYFPDLKEISLCQKDLSTNKLLNSLSEMDKNTGLLYHGWYEDGNTGFSSNNRAEKMISSFTALPMFGLTDFGDNFGDFAGGYYSTSEDYGQKSGEVLNMVLNGKNANEIPFQLAEFPHAHLNYQNLIQAGLDKKDFPSDAVYLHKPASFFEENIILIISLVSVLLICFSVLLSKIWFLRKEKNRNEEMKLFFTNILDNIPVAICVRDFTDNKFLYWNKRMEDMTLIKSKDAIGKTNKELFSPEIYRKHQEIDKRLMKEGHSISYEQEFLFSDNKLHSVNISKVLIKTDKAPAYMLFSGWDVTELKAIQRKFQTANNQLAMVMDAGEIISWVWDVRVRTITFDYDYQKNEDYLPEMKSLTKSIDDVLLLTHPDDAERAFITFSNFLEGKSDRIDLDLRFNFYGNGYEWYELQGMVTERDKDGSILFVTGSGINITKRKQTEQALFEAKEKAEESNRLKSAFLANMSHEIRTPLNAIVGFSRILADINNGEMENQFAGIIESNNNLLLQLINDILDLSKIEAGTLEFVYSDVDINTLFDEMEQASAMKVDQNAVKIVFKDKLPRCVIHTERNRLSQVISNFISNSIKFTEQGSITFGYTLLEEKLRFYVTDTGCGIPENKQGSVFDRFVKLNTFAQGTGLGLSICASIVYKLGGEIGVDSEEGRGSTFWFTIPYKPVDTDEEEYFDDPDKKSVLKSNAEKVTLLVAEDDNSNYKLMEAILGKEYEFIHAWNGEEAVKLYNNHQPDLILTDIKMPVMDGYELVQKIRMHSKEIPVIAVTAYASEEDRSKISEGGFNDFVAKPINALLLKEKINTLLNIS from the coding sequence ATGACACAATATAGATTTTTTTACTCTTTTCTTCTTTTTTTCCTCTTTTTCTTAACAAGAATTGAAGCTCTACCTGCACCCATTAAAGATTATGTTCTAATTATCAATTCGTATAATGAAGGAAACTTGTGGGCAGAGAAAATTCAAGATAAAATAATTAAATCAATTGATAATAAGAAAAATATATCTGTCGGCATTGAATATCTTGATAATTGCAGATTCTCTTCCATGAAGGAAGTATCTCATAGAGCAGATAGCTTGTATAGAGATTATAAAATAAAACCTAAAGCTGTTGTTGTAATTGGAGAAGCAGGATGGATTGTTTATCGTAATACACTACCTGAATCCTGGAAAAAAATTCCAATTGTGCTTACGTCGGCAAAGAGATATACTACTTCTCTCGAGAATCTTGTTTCCGGAAAAGAGATTGATTCTAAAATGCTTATACCCTATAAGGAGGCAAATAAAGGTTTTAATGTAACAGGCGTTTTTCATCCTGTACACATAAAACAGACCATACAACTGATGAAGAAAATGATGCCTGAAATGACTAAGATCGCATTTATCTCCGATAAAAGGTATACCAGTTCTTATAACAGGTTTCTATTTAAATATATAAGAAAGAAATATTTCCCTGATTTAAAGGAAATCTCGTTGTGCCAGAAAGATCTTTCTACAAATAAGTTGCTAAATTCTTTGTCTGAAATGGATAAGAATACCGGTCTGCTTTATCATGGGTGGTACGAAGATGGCAATACTGGTTTTTCTTCAAATAACCGGGCGGAGAAGATGATTAGCAGTTTTACCGCTTTACCGATGTTTGGTTTGACTGACTTTGGAGATAATTTTGGAGATTTTGCAGGAGGATATTATTCAACCAGCGAAGACTATGGACAGAAATCCGGTGAAGTCTTAAATATGGTTCTTAATGGTAAGAATGCAAACGAAATTCCTTTTCAGCTAGCTGAATTTCCACACGCTCATCTGAATTATCAAAATTTAATTCAAGCAGGACTTGACAAAAAGGACTTCCCATCTGATGCTGTATATCTGCATAAACCTGCTAGTTTCTTTGAAGAAAATATAATTCTTATAATATCTCTTGTAAGTGTTCTGCTGATTTGTTTTTCTGTTCTCTTATCAAAAATATGGTTTTTGAGAAAAGAGAAAAATAGAAATGAGGAGATGAAATTGTTTTTCACCAATATTCTTGATAATATTCCTGTAGCAATATGCGTAAGAGATTTTACTGACAATAAGTTTCTCTATTGGAATAAGAGGATGGAGGATATGACACTGATCAAATCAAAAGATGCAATTGGAAAAACTAACAAGGAATTGTTCTCTCCCGAAATATATAGAAAACATCAGGAAATTGATAAAAGACTAATGAAGGAAGGACATTCTATTTCCTATGAACAGGAATTCCTTTTTTCTGATAACAAGTTACATTCGGTTAATATATCTAAGGTTCTTATAAAAACAGATAAAGCTCCTGCATATATGTTGTTTAGTGGCTGGGATGTTACAGAACTGAAAGCTATTCAACGGAAGTTTCAGACAGCAAATAATCAGTTGGCAATGGTTATGGATGCGGGAGAAATTATTTCCTGGGTATGGGATGTAAGAGTCAGAACAATAACTTTTGACTATGATTATCAGAAAAATGAGGATTATTTGCCGGAAATGAAGAGCCTGACAAAGTCCATAGATGATGTACTATTACTTACTCATCCAGATGATGCAGAACGAGCATTTATAACTTTCAGTAACTTTCTTGAAGGTAAATCAGACAGAATTGACCTTGATCTCAGATTTAATTTTTATGGCAATGGTTACGAATGGTATGAATTGCAAGGTATGGTTACAGAGCGTGATAAAGATGGCTCAATTCTTTTTGTTACAGGATCGGGTATCAATATTACCAAGAGAAAACAAACAGAGCAGGCTTTGTTTGAAGCAAAAGAGAAAGCAGAGGAATCAAATCGTCTTAAATCGGCTTTCCTTGCAAACATGAGCCACGAGATACGCACTCCTCTGAATGCTATAGTAGGCTTTTCAAGAATTCTGGCAGATATAAATAACGGCGAAATGGAAAATCAGTTTGCTGGTATTATTGAAAGCAATAACAATTTATTGCTGCAACTTATTAACGACATTCTCGATCTTTCTAAAATTGAGGCCGGAACATTGGAATTTGTATATTCTGATGTCGATATTAATACCTTATTTGATGAAATGGAACAAGCTTCTGCCATGAAAGTCGATCAGAATGCTGTAAAAATAGTATTCAAGGATAAGTTACCCAGATGTGTTATCCATACAGAGAGAAATCGTTTGTCGCAGGTTATTTCAAACTTTATATCTAATTCCATCAAGTTTACAGAGCAGGGCAGCATTACATTTGGATATACTTTATTGGAAGAGAAACTACGTTTTTATGTAACAGATACAGGATGTGGCATTCCTGAGAATAAACAGGGTTCTGTTTTTGATCGTTTTGTAAAGTTGAATACATTTGCTCAGGGCACAGGATTGGGATTGTCTATTTGTGCTTCCATAGTATACAAACTAGGTGGTGAAATCGGTGTTGACTCGGAAGAGGGAAGAGGTTCTACTTTTTGGTTTACTATTCCTTACAAGCCGGTTGATACAGATGAAGAAGAATATTTCGATGATCCTGATAAGAAATCTGTGTTGAAAAGTAATGCAGAAAAAGTAACTTTGTTAGTTGCCGAAGATGACAATAGTAACTATAAATTAATGGAAGCTATTCTTGGCAAAGAATATGAATTTATTCATGCCTGGAATGGTGAAGAGGCTGTAAAGTTATACAATAATCATCAGCCCGATCTGATTCTAACAGATATAAAAATGCCTGTTATGGATGGATATGAATTAGTTCAAAAGATAAGAATGCATTCAAAGGAGATTCCTGTTATAGCAGTAACAGCTTATGCTTCGGAAGAAGACAGAAGCAAGATAAGTGAAGGTGGCTTTAACGATTTCGTGGCTAAGCCTATTAATGCTTTGTTGTTGAAAGAAAAAATTAATACTCTGCTGAATATTAGTTAA
- a CDS encoding electron transfer flavoprotein subunit beta/FixA family protein, translated as MSLKIIVLAKQVPDTRNVGKDAMKADGTINRAALPAIFNPEDLNALEQALRLKDAHPGSTVTILTMGPGRAAEIIREGLYRGADNGYLLTDRAFAGADTLATSYALATAIRKIKDYDVIIGGRQAIDGDTAQVGPQVAEKLGLTQITYAEEIEKVENGRITVKRHIDGGIETVEGPLPIVLTVNGSAAPCRPRNAKYVQKYKHAKTVTEKQQGNLDYTDLYDTRDYLNLAEWSVTDVNGDTAQCGLSGSPTKVKAIQNIVFQAKESKTISASDREVEDLIVELLANHTIG; from the coding sequence ATGAGTTTAAAGATTATTGTATTGGCAAAACAAGTTCCCGACACACGTAACGTTGGGAAAGATGCCATGAAAGCCGACGGAACTATTAATCGTGCGGCACTTCCGGCCATCTTCAATCCTGAGGACTTAAATGCCCTTGAGCAAGCGCTCCGTTTGAAAGATGCACACCCCGGTTCTACCGTAACTATTCTGACCATGGGTCCTGGACGCGCGGCAGAGATTATTCGTGAAGGCCTTTATCGTGGTGCCGATAATGGCTATTTGCTAACCGACAGAGCATTTGCCGGAGCAGATACGTTGGCCACTTCTTATGCGCTTGCTACTGCAATACGCAAGATAAAAGATTATGATGTAATTATAGGCGGTCGTCAGGCTATTGATGGTGATACCGCACAGGTTGGTCCTCAGGTTGCCGAAAAACTGGGATTAACTCAAATTACCTATGCCGAAGAAATTGAAAAAGTAGAAAACGGACGAATCACTGTAAAACGTCACATTGATGGCGGTATTGAAACAGTAGAAGGTCCGCTTCCTATTGTTCTTACAGTTAACGGTTCTGCTGCTCCTTGTCGCCCTCGCAATGCAAAGTATGTGCAAAAATACAAACATGCTAAGACTGTGACTGAAAAACAACAGGGAAATCTTGATTATACCGATCTGTATGACACAAGAGATTATCTTAACCTCGCAGAATGGAGTGTTACTGACGTAAATGGAGACACTGCACAATGTGGTCTTTCTGGTTCTCCTACAAAAGTTAAAGCAATTCAGAACATTGTTTTCCAGGCCAAAGAGAGTAAAACTATTTCTGCTTCAGACAGAGAAGTAGAAGATCTTATTGTTGAACTATTGGCAAATCACACGATTGGTTAA
- a CDS encoding PAS domain S-box protein: protein MMNFIPESQLKELLSNEFDFLFILNMDGNIITTNFAVNNVLKYSLNELKGKHFSAVFPDEYKVKSGMTMPLVIKGDITSCPYPFIKKDKGIIPVDTKFYFGWWNEENVIAVVSTNLSVEHFSKEVFFSIFNSSQVMMAIGSVNTGIIFNANTAFLENIGYSLDEVSGKTVQELNLFYDSEQIKKLLARSNGKDSVKGELTIRSKSGERIVCLFSFEQIKIQNNEYMLVAATNITQRKQMEEKLKKLGNQQKLLANITQLLNKSDNFDDIINVVLRLIGQHTNVSRVSIYENTPNELFTTNTFEWCNEGIAGKKEALQKFSFENTPSWIKIINSEGHLFSTDIKELPQDIASVFNLFGIKSILLYPLYIQNRLWGFVGLDDCLHNRLWLEEEISLLKTVTGNIANALERKLYLNQFQNSEMRLRLALDGAREGMWDWDLLTDVIYFTNIGYEIIDQDLDESLGKGHKWQKLVHPDDWGWVSQLFIAHKKSKIDYFEATFRVLGKSGKEKWILNHGKIIERDEEGTATRAIGTLIDISKQKENEEQLKRLLTTKDKLFSIIAHDLRGPVGSFMQVIELLTSDMEITPEMENALLNDLKDMSKNTFYLLENLLNWSRSQRSEIVYNPGTIIINKLVKDNISLLSGTAGQKSIQIKFEANTNYTAYADYNMINLVIRNLLSNAIKFTRTNGLIKVGLSEQDGFIEVEIADNGVGMSKEMADKLFTDNQFHTTYGTNNEKGSGLGLVLCQDFVKRNGGSIRVESIKDEGSKFFFTLPSISKIITAV, encoded by the coding sequence ATGATGAATTTTATTCCCGAAAGCCAACTAAAAGAACTGTTAAGTAATGAGTTTGATTTCTTATTCATACTAAATATGGATGGTAACATTATTACAACAAATTTTGCAGTTAATAATGTACTCAAATATTCTCTTAATGAACTCAAAGGAAAGCACTTTTCTGCTGTTTTTCCGGATGAATACAAAGTAAAATCTGGTATGACTATGCCTTTGGTCATTAAAGGTGATATAACTTCATGCCCATACCCATTCATAAAAAAGGATAAAGGAATAATACCTGTCGATACCAAGTTCTATTTCGGATGGTGGAATGAAGAAAATGTTATTGCGGTAGTCAGCACCAATCTATCTGTTGAGCACTTCTCGAAGGAAGTCTTTTTCAGCATATTTAATAGTTCTCAGGTAATGATGGCAATAGGGTCGGTTAATACGGGAATAATTTTTAATGCAAATACTGCTTTTCTTGAGAATATAGGCTACTCTTTGGACGAAGTATCTGGTAAAACGGTTCAGGAATTAAATTTGTTTTATGATAGTGAACAAATAAAGAAACTGCTTGCAAGATCTAACGGCAAAGATTCTGTTAAAGGAGAACTAACTATCAGAAGTAAGTCGGGTGAACGGATAGTCTGCCTGTTTTCGTTCGAACAGATTAAAATACAGAATAATGAGTATATGCTTGTTGCTGCGACCAACATTACTCAAAGAAAGCAGATGGAAGAGAAACTGAAGAAGCTTGGAAATCAGCAGAAGTTGCTGGCCAATATCACTCAGTTACTTAATAAGTCCGATAACTTTGATGATATTATAAATGTAGTTTTGCGGCTAATTGGACAGCATACTAATGTAAGCCGTGTTTCAATCTACGAAAACACTCCCAATGAACTATTTACCACAAATACGTTTGAATGGTGTAATGAAGGAATAGCTGGCAAAAAAGAGGCACTTCAAAAGTTTTCTTTTGAGAATACACCTTCGTGGATTAAAATTATAAATAGTGAGGGACATCTTTTTTCAACTGATATTAAAGAACTTCCTCAGGATATTGCTTCAGTGTTCAATCTTTTTGGAATAAAATCAATATTGCTTTATCCACTTTATATCCAGAATCGTCTATGGGGATTTGTTGGTTTAGATGATTGTCTTCACAATAGATTATGGCTGGAAGAAGAAATTAGTCTGCTTAAAACGGTTACAGGCAATATAGCAAATGCACTCGAACGAAAATTATATCTGAATCAGTTTCAGAATAGTGAAATGCGATTAAGACTTGCTCTGGATGGCGCAAGAGAGGGAATGTGGGACTGGGATCTCCTGACAGATGTGATTTACTTTACTAATATTGGTTATGAGATAATAGATCAGGATCTTGATGAGTCATTAGGAAAAGGGCATAAATGGCAGAAACTTGTTCATCCTGATGACTGGGGCTGGGTATCTCAACTCTTTATAGCTCACAAGAAAAGTAAGATAGATTATTTTGAAGCTACTTTCCGGGTACTAGGCAAGTCGGGTAAGGAAAAATGGATTCTGAATCATGGCAAAATTATTGAGAGGGATGAAGAAGGAACGGCAACCCGAGCTATTGGTACTCTTATTGATATCAGTAAGCAAAAGGAAAATGAAGAACAATTAAAAAGACTTCTGACAACGAAGGATAAGCTTTTCTCTATAATTGCGCATGACCTTCGAGGCCCTGTAGGCAGTTTTATGCAAGTCATTGAGCTCCTTACAAGCGATATGGAAATTACTCCCGAAATGGAAAATGCTCTTCTTAATGACTTGAAAGATATGTCAAAGAATACGTTCTATTTATTGGAGAATTTACTTAACTGGTCAAGATCGCAGCGAAGCGAAATTGTATATAATCCAGGAACCATTATTATTAATAAGCTGGTAAAAGATAACATATCATTGTTATCAGGAACTGCAGGACAAAAATCAATTCAGATTAAGTTTGAGGCAAATACTAATTATACAGCTTATGCCGATTACAATATGATAAATCTGGTTATCCGTAACCTTTTGTCGAATGCAATAAAATTCACTCGTACAAATGGTTTAATCAAGGTTGGTTTATCAGAGCAAGATGGCTTTATTGAAGTTGAGATTGCAGATAATGGGGTAGGTATGTCTAAGGAAATGGCCGATAAGCTGTTTACGGACAACCAGTTTCATACCACCTATGGTACAAACAATGAAAAAGGATCGGGGTTAGGGCTTGTTCTTTGCCAGGACTTTGTTAAGAGGAATGGTGGGAGTATAAGGGTTGAAAGCATTAAAGATGAAGGAAGCAAGTTCTTTTTTACTTTACCTTCCATTAGTAAGATTATTACTGCGGTTTAA
- a CDS encoding acyl-CoA dehydrogenase family protein: MANLYLDTPELKHYLNHPLMKRIVELKERNYADKDKFDYAPVDFEDAMDSYDKVLEIVGEICSEVIAPNAEDVDHEGPQVINNRVKYANGTAINLQALTDAGLMGVAMPRRFGGLNFSTVPYMMAADMVSTCDAGFENLWGLQDCAETLYEFGNEDQKMRYIPRVCAGETMSMDLTEPDAGSDLQAVMLRASFCEKDNCWYLNGVKRFITNGDADIHLVLARSEEGTHDGRGLSMFIYDKKNGGVNVRRIENKMGIKGSPTCELVFKNAKAELCGDRKLGLIKYVMALMNGARLGIAAQSVGISQAAYNEALAYAKDRKQFGKAIIEFPAVYEIISLMKAKLDASRTLLYETSRFVDIYKCLDDISKERKLTPEERTEQKTFSKFADCFTPLVKGIGSEFSNQNAYDCIQIHGGSGFMKDYACERIYRDARITSIYEGTTQLQVVAAIRYVTNGTYLTRLKEYETMPLAPGFEGLRNRLKAMTEKYAVAVEKIVATKDQELLDFMARRLVEMAAYNVMAYLLVQDASKCDSFTESAHVFVRYAEGEIDKHAQFINKFDVEELAYYRK, translated from the coding sequence ATGGCAAACTTATATTTAGATACACCAGAACTAAAGCATTATCTCAATCATCCATTGATGAAGAGAATTGTTGAACTCAAAGAGCGCAACTATGCTGACAAAGATAAATTTGATTATGCTCCTGTAGATTTCGAGGACGCAATGGACAGCTACGATAAGGTACTGGAAATTGTTGGTGAAATCTGTTCGGAAGTAATTGCACCAAACGCAGAAGATGTAGACCATGAAGGTCCTCAGGTTATCAATAACCGTGTGAAATATGCAAACGGTACTGCCATTAACCTTCAGGCATTGACAGATGCTGGTTTAATGGGTGTTGCTATGCCTCGTCGTTTCGGTGGACTTAACTTCTCTACTGTACCTTACATGATGGCAGCCGACATGGTTTCTACCTGCGATGCAGGTTTCGAAAACCTTTGGGGATTGCAGGATTGTGCAGAGACTCTTTATGAGTTTGGTAATGAAGACCAGAAGATGCGTTATATTCCTCGCGTTTGCGCTGGTGAAACAATGTCTATGGACCTTACCGAACCAGATGCAGGTTCTGACCTTCAGGCTGTAATGCTAAGAGCTTCTTTCTGCGAAAAAGATAACTGCTGGTACCTGAACGGTGTAAAACGTTTCATTACTAATGGTGATGCTGACATTCACTTGGTACTTGCTCGTTCTGAAGAAGGAACACATGATGGTCGTGGTCTTTCCATGTTCATCTACGACAAGAAAAACGGCGGTGTAAATGTTCGTCGTATTGAAAACAAGATGGGTATCAAAGGTTCTCCTACTTGCGAATTAGTATTTAAAAACGCTAAAGCTGAACTTTGCGGTGATCGCAAACTTGGTTTGATTAAATACGTAATGGCTTTGATGAACGGTGCTCGTTTGGGTATCGCTGCTCAGTCAGTAGGTATTTCCCAAGCTGCATACAATGAAGCTTTGGCTTATGCTAAGGATCGTAAACAGTTTGGTAAGGCAATTATTGAATTCCCTGCTGTATATGAGATTATTTCATTAATGAAAGCCAAACTGGATGCTTCTCGTACACTTTTATATGAAACTTCTCGTTTTGTAGACATTTACAAATGTCTGGATGATATTTCAAAAGAACGCAAACTTACTCCGGAAGAAAGAACTGAACAAAAGACTTTCTCTAAATTTGCTGACTGCTTTACTCCGCTGGTTAAAGGTATAGGTAGTGAGTTCTCTAATCAGAATGCTTACGACTGTATCCAGATTCACGGTGGTTCTGGTTTCATGAAAGATTATGCTTGCGAACGTATCTATCGCGATGCACGTATCACAAGTATTTACGAAGGAACTACTCAGCTTCAGGTTGTAGCTGCTATCCGTTACGTAACGAATGGTACTTACCTTACTCGCCTGAAAGAGTACGAAACAATGCCTCTTGCTCCGGGATTCGAAGGTTTGCGTAACCGCTTGAAGGCTATGACTGAGAAATATGCTGTTGCAGTTGAAAAGATTGTAGCTACTAAAGATCAGGAATTGCTAGACTTTATGGCTCGCAGATTAGTTGAAATGGCTGCTTATAATGTTATGGCTTACCTTTTAGTGCAGGATGCTTCTAAATGTGACTCATTTACTGAATCGGCACATGTATTTGTAAGATACGCCGAAGGTGAAATTGACAAACATGCTCAATTTATCAACAAATTTGATGTTGAAGAGTTAGCTTATTACAGAAAGTAA
- a CDS encoding low specificity L-threonine aldolase yields MRSFASDNNSGVHPLVMEALSKANSDHAFGYGDDQWTAEATIKIQDTFTPDCEPLFVFNGTGSNIVALQLLTRPFHSILCAETAHIYVDECGSPVKATGCQIRPIETPDGKLTPELIQPHLHGFGDQHHSQPGAIYISQCTELGTIYTVEELKAITTLAHKNGMFVHMDGARIANAAAALNVSLKALTVDCGIDVLSFGGTKNGLMIGECVVVFNPALIKNAKFYRKQSAQLASKMRYLSCQFTAYLTDDLWLKNATHANNMAKMLYEGLNKFPEIKFTQKPETNALFLTMPRQMIDKLLESYFFYFWNEANNEIRLVTSFDTTEEDVTGFINALQNI; encoded by the coding sequence ATGAGAAGTTTTGCATCTGACAATAATTCAGGGGTTCATCCTTTAGTAATGGAAGCCCTTTCCAAAGCCAATTCTGACCATGCTTTTGGTTATGGTGATGACCAATGGACCGCTGAGGCTACAATTAAAATACAAGATACGTTTACACCCGATTGTGAACCTTTATTCGTTTTTAACGGCACAGGAAGTAATATTGTTGCTTTGCAACTGCTGACCCGTCCGTTTCACTCTATTCTTTGCGCGGAAACTGCGCATATTTATGTAGATGAATGCGGATCACCGGTAAAAGCAACTGGTTGTCAGATCCGTCCGATTGAAACGCCTGACGGAAAACTTACTCCTGAACTTATTCAACCACATCTTCATGGATTTGGAGATCAGCACCATTCACAACCGGGAGCTATTTATATTTCCCAATGTACAGAACTTGGAACCATATATACCGTTGAAGAACTGAAAGCTATTACTACACTTGCACATAAAAACGGCATGTTTGTCCACATGGACGGAGCTCGTATTGCCAATGCTGCAGCAGCACTGAATGTTTCTCTGAAAGCTTTGACTGTAGATTGTGGTATTGATGTACTTAGCTTCGGTGGAACAAAGAATGGATTAATGATAGGTGAGTGCGTTGTGGTATTCAATCCGGCTTTAATTAAGAATGCTAAATTTTACCGTAAGCAATCGGCTCAGTTGGCATCCAAAATGCGTTATCTGTCTTGCCAGTTTACTGCATATCTTACCGATGATCTTTGGTTAAAGAATGCCACTCATGCCAATAATATGGCTAAGATGCTTTATGAAGGACTAAATAAGTTTCCCGAAATTAAGTTTACTCAAAAACCGGAAACAAATGCTTTGTTCCTCACTATGCCTCGCCAGATGATCGATAAGCTGCTTGAATCTTATTTCTTCTATTTCTGGAATGAAGCGAACAATGAAATTCGTCTGGTAACATCTTTTGATACAACTGAAGAAGATGTAACTGGCTTTATAAATGCACTACAAAATATCTAA
- a CDS encoding electron transfer flavoprotein subunit alpha/FixB family protein, with translation MNNLFVYCEIEDGIIADVSLELLTKGRSLANQLKCQLEAIVAGYKLDDIEKQVLPYGVDKLHVFDAEGLYPYTSLPHTSVLVNLFKEEKPQICLMGATVIGRDLGPRVSSALTSGLTADCTALEIGDHEEKKEGKVYKDLLYQIRPAFGGNIVATIVNPEHRPQMATVREGVMKKQILSADYKGKVIRHEVGKYVADADYVVKVIERHIEKSKTNIKGAPIVVAGGYGVGSKDNFKLLFDLAKVLNGEVGASRAAVDAGFAEHDRQIGQTGVTVRPKLYIACGISGQIQHIAGMQESSMIISINNDPDAPINTIADYVINGTVEEVVPKMIKYYKQNSK, from the coding sequence ATGAACAATTTATTTGTATATTGCGAAATAGAAGACGGCATTATTGCCGACGTAAGCCTTGAGTTGCTTACCAAAGGCCGTTCTTTAGCTAACCAGTTAAAATGCCAATTGGAGGCAATTGTTGCCGGTTACAAATTAGACGATATTGAAAAGCAAGTTCTACCTTATGGAGTAGATAAATTGCACGTATTCGATGCAGAAGGACTTTATCCATACACTTCATTACCACACACTTCTGTTCTGGTAAACCTATTTAAAGAAGAAAAACCTCAGATATGCCTTATGGGAGCTACCGTTATTGGTCGTGACCTTGGTCCTCGTGTTTCTTCAGCTTTAACCAGTGGACTAACAGCCGACTGTACTGCTCTTGAAATTGGTGATCACGAAGAAAAGAAAGAAGGCAAGGTTTATAAAGATCTTCTTTATCAAATCCGTCCTGCTTTTGGTGGTAACATTGTTGCTACAATCGTTAACCCTGAACACCGCCCACAGATGGCAACCGTTCGTGAAGGTGTAATGAAAAAGCAGATCCTTTCTGCTGATTATAAAGGAAAAGTAATCCGCCACGAAGTTGGTAAATATGTAGCAGATGCTGACTATGTAGTAAAGGTTATTGAACGCCACATAGAAAAATCAAAAACAAATATTAAGGGAGCTCCTATCGTTGTAGCCGGAGGTTACGGTGTTGGCTCTAAAGATAACTTTAAGTTACTTTTCGATCTTGCTAAAGTACTGAACGGAGAAGTTGGTGCTTCACGTGCTGCTGTTGATGCAGGATTTGCAGAACATGATCGTCAGATTGGTCAGACCGGTGTAACCGTTCGTCCTAAACTGTATATCGCTTGCGGTATCTCAGGTCAGATTCAGCACATTGCAGGTATGCAGGAAAGCTCTATGATTATCTCTATTAATAATGATCCGGACGCACCAATCAACACAATAGCAGACTATGTTATCAACGGAACAGTAGAAGAAGTTGTGCCGAAGATGATTAAGTACTATAAACAAAATTCGAAGTAG